Proteins encoded by one window of Rhodospirillales bacterium:
- a CDS encoding hydantoinase B/oxoprolinase family protein, with amino-acid sequence MASALEQINQQIMWDRLIAVVEEQGQTLMRAAFSPIVRESGDISAGIFDLQGRMLAQAVTGTPGHINTMAAAVVHFLEHFPAETMVEGDIYLTNDPWMGAGHLNDFVLVKPCFVDGTLAGLNACTSHLADIGGRSFGPDAADVHEEGIYIPPVKLVKQGQIDETMMAVLYANSRVPVQNEGDLYALIACCEVGEERLAEMMTEFAMTSLRSLGDHIIETSRQATLERIRSWPNGTWQSEMMTDGYDFEIRIAATLTVTDDSMTIDYTGSSGRSRYGINCPLTYAQAYTVFGIKCVVAPDIPNNAGALEPFIVTAPQGSIMNALKPAPVVMRHIVGQMLPDAAFGCLHQARPGSVPAEGTGVLWDLSLRGGFGHHQGENRTRFAMELVHNGGTGGRPTRDGLDATAYPSGVMGSQVEMVESTCPLVVWRRELRPDSGGAGKYRGGHGQVMEIGSSEEAPFQLAAALDRITYPARGRAGGHDGAPGVLRLSSGKPMNGKGEQDIPPGDRLWVETPGGGGYGDPAERDTPLIEADLRSELVSAGAAARDYGY; translated from the coding sequence ATGGCAAGCGCACTGGAACAGATCAACCAACAGATCATGTGGGACCGCCTGATCGCCGTCGTCGAGGAGCAGGGTCAGACGCTCATGCGTGCGGCCTTCAGTCCGATTGTGCGGGAGTCGGGCGACATCTCCGCCGGGATCTTCGACCTCCAGGGCCGAATGCTGGCCCAGGCGGTGACCGGCACCCCGGGCCACATCAACACCATGGCCGCCGCGGTCGTCCACTTCCTGGAGCACTTCCCCGCGGAAACCATGGTGGAAGGCGACATCTATCTCACCAACGATCCCTGGATGGGCGCGGGCCATCTCAACGATTTTGTCCTGGTGAAGCCGTGTTTCGTCGATGGCACGCTCGCTGGTCTCAACGCCTGCACCTCGCATCTTGCCGACATCGGCGGACGCAGCTTCGGGCCCGACGCCGCCGACGTGCATGAGGAAGGCATCTACATCCCGCCGGTGAAGCTCGTGAAGCAGGGCCAGATCGATGAAACCATGATGGCCGTGCTTTATGCCAACAGTCGTGTGCCCGTGCAGAACGAGGGCGACCTCTACGCGCTGATCGCGTGCTGCGAGGTGGGCGAGGAGCGGCTCGCGGAGATGATGACCGAGTTCGCCATGACCTCGCTCAGGAGCCTGGGCGACCACATCATCGAGACGTCGCGGCAGGCCACGCTGGAGCGTATCCGCAGCTGGCCGAACGGCACGTGGCAATCAGAGATGATGACCGACGGCTATGATTTCGAGATCAGGATCGCAGCCACGCTGACCGTCACCGACGACAGCATGACGATCGACTACACCGGAAGCTCGGGCCGCTCGCGCTACGGTATCAACTGCCCGTTGACCTATGCCCAGGCCTACACCGTGTTCGGCATCAAGTGTGTTGTCGCACCCGACATCCCCAACAATGCCGGTGCGCTCGAGCCCTTCATCGTGACGGCACCGCAGGGCTCGATCATGAACGCACTGAAACCCGCGCCCGTTGTGATGCGCCACATCGTGGGCCAGATGCTACCCGACGCCGCCTTCGGCTGCCTGCACCAGGCGCGTCCGGGTTCGGTTCCTGCGGAAGGCACGGGCGTTCTGTGGGATCTCTCCCTGCGCGGCGGCTTCGGTCACCACCAGGGCGAGAACCGGACCCGGTTCGCCATGGAACTCGTCCACAACGGCGGCACCGGCGGCCGGCCGACGCGTGACGGTCTCGACGCCACGGCCTATCCGTCCGGCGTCATGGGGAGTCAGGTGGAGATGGTCGAATCGACCTGTCCGCTGGTCGTCTGGCGGCGCGAGTTGCGTCCCGACTCCGGTGGCGCGGGCAAATATCGGGGCGGACACGGGCAGGTCATGGAGATCGGCTCGAGCGAGGAGGCTCCCTTCCAGCTTGCCGCCGCGCTCGACCGCATCACCTATCCCGCACGCGGGCGCGCCGGTGGTCACGACGGTGCCCCGGGCGTGCTACGGCTCAGTTCGGGCAAGCCGATGAACGGCAAGGGCGAGCAGGACATTCCCCCTGGGGACCGTCTCTGGGTCGAAACTCCCGGCGGCGGCGGTTACGGCGACCCGGCGGAACGCGACACGCCGCTCATCGAGGCGGACCTTCGCAGCGAACTCGTCAGCGCCGGGGCCGCAGCGCGCGACTACGGATATTGA
- a CDS encoding aminotransferase class V-fold PLP-dependent enzyme — protein sequence MIDLARVRADTPALDNQAYFMSCGAGLMPDPVLHALQEHLRREAEVGGYAAEGEASPAIDGTYMSIARMLNCSSDEIALVENATVAWGQAFYGLVQAMKPGDNVVTVVAEYASNFIACLQAVKQRGIEIVVAPNDGHGQVDVAALEGLIDARTRLIAMTHVPTSGGLVTPAGEVGRIARAKGVPYLLDACQSVGQIPLDVQAIGCDFLSATGRKFLRGPRGTGFLYASEAIMEHHEPPVLDLLSAEWVAPDRYEMAPTARRYENWESFVAGKVGLGVAVDYALDVGLDAIAGRNAALAGDLRDRLAALDGVTLRDAGTQADRCAIVTFSHDRVDASEIVAQLGARGIVVGASSPSSTRLDFESRAMPSICRAAVHYHNTDDEIVRLASAVAAL from the coding sequence ATGATCGATCTCGCCAGGGTCCGGGCCGACACACCCGCGCTCGACAACCAGGCCTATTTCATGAGCTGCGGTGCGGGCCTGATGCCCGACCCTGTACTCCATGCGTTGCAGGAGCACCTGCGGCGGGAGGCCGAGGTCGGCGGGTATGCGGCAGAAGGCGAGGCCAGCCCCGCGATCGACGGCACCTACATGTCGATCGCGCGCATGCTGAACTGTTCGTCCGACGAGATCGCGCTGGTCGAAAACGCGACCGTCGCCTGGGGTCAGGCCTTCTACGGGCTGGTTCAGGCCATGAAGCCCGGCGACAATGTCGTCACGGTGGTCGCCGAATACGCCTCGAACTTCATCGCTTGCCTGCAGGCGGTGAAGCAGCGGGGAATCGAGATCGTTGTCGCGCCGAATGACGGGCACGGCCAGGTCGACGTCGCGGCCCTGGAGGGTCTGATCGACGCACGCACACGTCTGATTGCCATGACGCACGTGCCGACGTCGGGAGGCCTGGTCACACCGGCCGGGGAGGTCGGACGAATCGCGCGTGCAAAGGGCGTACCCTACCTGCTGGATGCCTGCCAATCGGTCGGTCAAATACCGCTTGATGTCCAGGCGATCGGCTGCGACTTCCTGTCGGCCACCGGTCGCAAGTTCCTGCGCGGGCCGCGCGGGACGGGCTTTCTTTATGCGTCAGAAGCGATCATGGAACACCACGAGCCGCCGGTTCTCGACCTCTTGTCGGCCGAATGGGTCGCGCCGGATCGCTACGAAATGGCGCCGACCGCGCGACGCTACGAAAACTGGGAGAGCTTCGTGGCCGGCAAGGTCGGCCTCGGCGTTGCGGTCGATTATGCGCTGGATGTCGGTCTCGATGCGATTGCCGGGCGCAATGCCGCGCTGGCTGGAGATCTGCGGGATCGCCTCGCGGCGCTCGACGGCGTCACGTTGCGCGACGCCGGCACGCAGGCCGATCGGTGCGCTATCGTGACCTTCAGTCACGACCGCGTGGACGCCAGCGAGATTGTCGCGCAGCTGGGTGCCCGGGGCATTGTCGTCGGTGCCTCGTCACCATCGTCGACACGGCTCGATTTCGAGAGCCGCGCCATGCCGTCGATCTGCCGCGCGGCTGTGCACTACCACAATACGGACGATGAGATTGTGCGGCTGGCTTCCGCTGTCGCCGCGCTCTAG
- a CDS encoding ABC transporter ATP-binding protein/permease, with translation MRARVVLALICLVLAKIAIVTVPIFYKDAVDSLVSAEEGLIVAIPIGVILAYGAARIASLGFNELRDAIFARLGQRAIRRIILKVFRHLHRLSLRFHLERQTGGLSRIIERGNRAIELLLRISLFNLIPTVIELVLTFGILWYMLDFAIAAVTLVTVVVYIAYTMVVTEWRIRFRRRMNDADTSANTRAIDSLLNYETVKYFVNEEHEARRYDDRLASYEDAAVKSNVSLAALNFGQAAIISIGLTLVMLMSAAGIVEGSMTVGDFVLANTYLMQLYQPLNLFGFVYREIKQALIDIEEMFRLLAVEAEITDKPDAKPLVIDGAAIRFDGVDFAYDKRRPILQGIDFTVPAGKKVAVVGPSGAGKSTLSRLLYRFYDVGTGTITIDGQDLRDVTQNSLRQAIGIVPQDTVLFNDTIAYNIAYGRPGASREEVEEAARLARIHDFVTGLPDGYDTIVGERGLKLSGGEKQRVAIARTILKNPQILIFDEATSALDTHTERAIQANLNDIAKGRTTLVVAHRLSTVVDADEILVLEDGQIVERGRHADLLVTDDIYAGMWHRQQENGEEPKEQHAPLP, from the coding sequence ATGCGCGCCCGGGTCGTGCTGGCGTTGATCTGCCTGGTGCTGGCCAAGATCGCGATCGTGACCGTGCCGATCTTCTACAAGGATGCGGTCGACAGTCTGGTCTCGGCCGAAGAGGGCCTGATCGTCGCGATCCCGATCGGCGTGATCCTGGCCTATGGTGCGGCGCGCATCGCCTCGCTGGGCTTCAACGAGCTGCGCGATGCGATTTTCGCCCGGCTCGGCCAGCGCGCCATCCGCCGCATCATCCTGAAGGTCTTCCGCCATCTTCACAGGCTGTCGCTGCGTTTTCATCTGGAGCGCCAGACCGGCGGCCTCTCGCGCATCATCGAGCGCGGCAACCGGGCGATCGAGCTGCTGCTGCGGATCAGCCTGTTCAACCTGATCCCGACCGTGATCGAGCTCGTCCTGACCTTCGGTATCCTCTGGTACATGCTCGACTTCGCCATCGCCGCGGTCACGCTGGTCACGGTGGTGGTCTACATCGCCTACACGATGGTCGTGACCGAGTGGCGCATCCGCTTCCGGCGGCGCATGAACGACGCCGACACCAGCGCCAACACACGTGCCATCGACAGCCTGCTGAACTACGAAACCGTCAAGTACTTCGTGAACGAGGAGCACGAGGCAAGGCGTTACGACGACCGGCTGGCGAGCTACGAGGATGCGGCGGTGAAATCGAATGTTTCGCTCGCCGCGCTCAACTTCGGCCAGGCCGCGATCATCTCGATCGGCCTGACGCTCGTGATGCTGATGTCCGCGGCGGGCATCGTCGAGGGCAGCATGACGGTGGGCGACTTCGTTCTGGCCAACACCTATCTGATGCAGCTCTATCAGCCGCTCAACCTCTTCGGGTTCGTCTATCGCGAGATCAAGCAGGCGCTGATCGACATCGAGGAGATGTTCCGCCTGCTCGCCGTCGAGGCCGAGATCACGGACAAGCCCGACGCAAAGCCCCTCGTGATTGACGGCGCAGCGATACGGTTCGATGGCGTCGATTTTGCCTATGACAAACGGCGACCGATCCTGCAGGGCATCGATTTCACGGTTCCCGCCGGCAAGAAGGTTGCAGTCGTCGGCCCTTCGGGTGCGGGCAAGTCGACGCTCTCCCGCCTGCTTTATCGCTTCTACGATGTCGGCACCGGTACGATCACCATCGACGGTCAGGACCTGCGCGACGTCACGCAGAACAGCCTGCGCCAGGCAATCGGCATCGTTCCGCAGGACACCGTGCTGTTCAACGACACGATTGCCTACAACATTGCCTACGGACGGCCCGGGGCATCGCGCGAAGAGGTGGAGGAGGCGGCCCGGCTGGCGCGTATCCACGACTTCGTGACCGGCCTGCCCGACGGCTACGACACGATCGTCGGCGAACGCGGGCTCAAGCTCTCCGGCGGTGAGAAACAGCGGGTCGCGATTGCCCGCACGATCCTGAAGAACCCGCAGATCCTGATCTTCGACGAGGCGACCAGCGCACTCGACACCCACACCGAGCGCGCCATCCAGGCCAATCTCAACGACATCGCGAAGGGGCGGACGACGCTGGTCGTCGCCCACCGCCTTTCGACCGTGGTCGACGCCGACGAAATCCTAGTGCTCGAGGACGGACAGATCGTCGAACGCGGGCGTCACGCGGACCTGCTCGTCACCGACGACATCTACGCCGGCATGTGGCACCGCCAGCAGGAAAACGGCGAGGAGCCGAAAGAGCAACACGCGCCGCTTCCGTGA
- a CDS encoding MFS transporter — protein sequence MRGLHLQVWLGVADLPHAMPFAVLYGLQGIARALPLTILPLTALEITGSAQEVSLLYFAASFVGLGGSLSMPLLVHLFRRRRVVGMGTALICLAAILLSLGNIHVFAAGLTCFLVGFIALDISFNLYLMDHIPRQEFNRFEPVRVLFMGSGFIIGPFGGVLLAQAFGRPAPFMAMAVLATVAYLVFLYLRFSDSEAIQAMKSSPPNPFRFFPHFFRQPRLRLAWLLAVGRSSWWAMFFVYAPIYCVESGLGDTVAGIIVSAGSGAVLLCPFWGWVGRKWGIRKLLIMGYLASAVATIVVAAVAASPWLGVTLFMVAALATSMVDGAGNMLFLRAVHPHERAEMTSVFATFRDTSQIGPPGLFSALLQIFALPAVFVTSGIGMLAMAWYARYVPRQY from the coding sequence GTGCGTGGTCTTCATCTTCAGGTCTGGCTGGGCGTTGCCGACCTTCCGCATGCGATGCCGTTCGCGGTGCTTTACGGCTTGCAGGGCATTGCCCGTGCACTACCCCTGACGATCCTTCCGCTCACCGCGCTCGAAATCACCGGATCGGCCCAGGAGGTCAGCCTGCTCTATTTCGCGGCCTCCTTCGTCGGCCTGGGTGGCAGCCTGTCGATGCCACTGCTGGTCCATCTCTTCCGACGACGTCGGGTGGTGGGCATGGGAACGGCACTCATCTGCCTCGCCGCGATCCTACTTTCGCTCGGCAACATCCATGTCTTCGCGGCGGGCCTGACGTGTTTCCTCGTCGGCTTCATCGCGCTCGATATCTCGTTCAACCTCTACCTGATGGACCACATCCCGCGGCAGGAGTTCAACCGTTTCGAACCGGTGCGGGTGCTTTTCATGGGATCGGGATTCATCATCGGACCGTTCGGCGGCGTGCTGCTGGCCCAGGCGTTCGGCAGGCCGGCTCCCTTCATGGCCATGGCCGTCCTGGCAACCGTCGCCTACCTCGTCTTCCTCTATCTGCGCTTCTCCGACAGCGAGGCCATCCAGGCCATGAAATCGTCGCCGCCCAACCCGTTCCGCTTCTTCCCGCACTTCTTCCGCCAGCCGCGCCTGCGGCTCGCCTGGCTGCTGGCCGTGGGACGGTCGAGCTGGTGGGCGATGTTCTTCGTCTATGCCCCGATCTATTGCGTGGAATCGGGCCTCGGCGACACGGTCGCCGGCATCATCGTCTCGGCCGGCTCGGGCGCTGTCCTGCTCTGCCCGTTCTGGGGCTGGGTCGGGCGCAAATGGGGTATCCGCAAACTCCTGATCATGGGTTACCTCGCCTCCGCCGTCGCCACGATCGTCGTCGCTGCGGTTGCCGCCAGCCCCTGGCTCGGCGTGACGCTCTTCATGGTGGCCGCCCTGGCCACCAGCATGGTCGACGGCGCGGGCAACATGCTCTTCCTGCGCGCCGTGCATCCGCATGAACGCGCCGAGATGACCAGCGTCTTCGCAACCTTCCGCGACACCTCGCAGATCGGCCCGCCGGGCCTCTTCTCAGCCCTGCTTCAAATCTTCGCCCTGCCCGCCGTCTTCGTCACCTCGGGCATCGGCATGCTCGCCATGGCCTGGTACGCCCGCTACGTTCCCAGGCAGTACTGA